The genomic interval TATCCGCGTCGACTTCGATCCCGACCGAGGAAACGCTTTCGTCGTGCTGGTGGTCGGCGTGATCGTCGTCGTGATGGGCGTGCTCGTGCTCATGTTCTTCATGACCATGCGCATGTTCTTCTTCATGCAAGCCGTCGGTCTCGACGAGAATCTGCGAGAACTCGTTTGCACCTACGCCGAGAATCTTGCCGAGGTCGATCTGCGCATAGCTCGACTCGACGATTTCCGCCGTGGCATTGAGTCCGCGAATACGCTGCGTAAGCGAGGCGATATCGTCCGGTCCCACCAGATCGACCTTGTTGATGACGATACGATCCGCGCACACGATCTGATCCACGGCCTGGTTGTCGCTGCCGTCGAGCACCAGATCGTCCAGATGCGCGGCGATATGCTTCGCATCCACCATCGTGACGACGGCGTCGAGAGTGACCTGTTTGGCGATGGGATCGTCGAGAAAGAACGTCTGCGCGACCGGATAGGGGTCGGCGAGCCCGCTGGTTTCGACGATGATGTGATCGAGCCGGTCCGGCCGTTCCACCAGCATGCGCACGATCCGCACCAGATCCTCGCGCACCGCGCCGACGCAGCACACGCAGCCATTCGTCATTTCATAGATCTCTTCGGTCGATTCGAGCACGAGGCCACCGTCGATGCCGATTTCGCCGAACTCGTTTTCGATCACCGCGATCTTGCGGCCGTGTTTCTCGCGCAAGATGTAGTTGAGCAGCGTCGTTTTACCGGCGCCGAGAAAGCCGGTCAGCACCGTGACGGGGATTTTCTCGATTTCGTTGTGGGTGGTGTGGATGTGATTCATGGCTCATCTCCGTTTCTTCGTTCGTACTGCGGTTCGGCTATTAGGCGATATACGGTGCTTGTGCTTCAGCTTCTCGCCAGCGTTTGACGGTGCCCGCTTCGAGACCGAACAGATCGAGCACGCGGCCAAGCGTGTGATCGATCATCTGGTCGAGTGAAGCGGGGCGCGCGTAAAACGCCGGCACGGGTGGCGCGACGATCGCGCCCATTTCGGTTACGGCTATCATGTTGCGCAGATGCGCCAGCGTGTACGGTGTTTCGCGCGCCAGCAGTACTAGCGGGCGGCGCTCTTTCAACGTGACATCGGCGGCGCGTGAGATCAGACTCGACGACATGCCGCTGGCAATTTCGGCGAGCGTCTTCATCGAGCACGGCGCGACGATCATGCCCAGCGAACGGAACGAGCCGCTGGAAATGGCCGCGGCCATGTCGTCGCAACGGTAGGTGGCGCTGGCTAGCGCGCTGACGTCGGCGAACTTGTAGTCGGTCTCGTGCGTCATCGTGAGTAACGCGCTGCGCGAGACGGTCAGATGCGTTTCGATATCGAGTTGACGCAGCAATTGGAGTAGGCGCACGCCATAAGTAAAGCCGGATGCGCCGCTGATGCCGACTACGAGTCGCCGCGTGCTCATTGCTGTACTCCGGCGGCGCGGGACAGAATGTCGACGGCCTCTTGCGAGGCACGTTCGCTGATCCGCGCGCGGATGCCGTCGAAATGCGAACCGCGCGTCGCGTCGATGCCCATGCGCGACGTGGTGCCCGCTGCGGACGACGATGGATCGAGCGGACTGCCCGGCAAACCATCAACGATAAATACGTCCTGGTGCGGCTGAAAATGCGTGGCGATAGCCCACAGCACCTGCGAGTCGTTGGTAATGTCGATGTCGCTATCCACCGCCACGACGTTCTTCAGATACGGATCCCAGCCGAGCAGCGCGAGCATGATCTGGCGCGCTTCGCCGTCGCGCGTTTGATTCAGCGCGACGTAGCAGTGAAAGTGTGTGCCGGAGTTGGGATAGTGCAATGCCGTGACGGATGGGAAGCGCGCCTTCAGCTTCTCGCTCATCTCCGCTTCACGCGGCAAGCGCGCCAACGTCAAATGTTCTGCGTAAGGACCGCCGACCACATCGACGAGCCACGCATCGTGACGACGCATCATCGTATCGACGCGCAGCACGTTGTTCGTCGAGCGGTCCGATGAATAGCCGGTGAATTCACCGAACGGGCCTTCTTCGGCGTGAGCTGAAGGATCGATCGTGCCTTCCAGCACGAACTCGGCGCAAGCGGGCACGCCGATGCCGTAGCGCGGCGTGCGCACCAGTTGCAGCGGCGCACCGAACAGACCGCCTGCGATTGCGCGCTCGTCGGTGCCGAACGGCACGCGCGCGGCGGCGGCCAGCATGAACAGCGGATGCGCGCCGATCACCATCGCGACTTTCAACGTGTCGCCGCGTGCCTGGGCGGTTTGCAGCATGCGCCAGAGGTGTCCGCGCGAATGCAGGCTGGTGGCCAAGGCGTTTTTCGCGTGCCGCATCGAGCGGTGATAACTGAGGTTCGCCACACCGGTGACCGGATCTTCGGCGACGATCACCGCGTTCGTGATGTACGGGCCGCGGTCAGTATCGAAGTGGCGGATCATCGGCAACTGCGCGAGATCGACAGCATCGCCTTCAATGACCTGATCCAGTACGGGACCGTTCGATACGAACACGGGTGCGATAGGCGCATTCGCGCGGTGTTGATATGCGTCGAACAGGCCGGACGCGTCGACATCGAACAGACGCCCAATACGTGTACGCGAAGCAAAAAAATTCGTGACGAGAGGCGTTGCGATCCCATCGACCTTTTCGCAGATCAACATGGGATGCTGCCCGCGCGCCGCGAGTTCGGCGACGACCGCCGTGACGTCCTGGTCGGCGGACAGCGGTTGCTTAAGCGTCAAAACATCGTCGGGATAGTGCTCGCGATACGCAAGCGCGAAGCGATGAAAATCCTGCGTGGCGCGGAAGAGGTTATCCGCCATAGTGAACTCCGTGTGAGACAACCGGGGCAGGCGCGGCGCTAACCGCGCCTGCTTTGAACCATCAATCAGTCGGCGTCAAGCCGGCTGCGTGACGTCATTCACATAAGTCGCCTTCAAACGCTTCTCCGCTTCGGCGAGATCCTTCGGCGGTTTGGTCGGCTCGATACCGACAAGACGGGCGATGTTGTTGCCCATATAGTCTTCGAGACCGTCCTCGTCCAGATTCATGCCTTGCGGCGCGGGACCGCACAGCATTTCGAGTTCGCGCAGCCACATGCCCGGCTCGTTCGGCGGCGAATCCGTGCCGAACACGATCTTGTTGCGCGGCAGTTCGCGAGCGAATTCGACGATGCGCGACTGATAGCACCAGCCCGATTCGCAATACACGTTCGGCGTATCCATCGCCATCCAGAACGCTTCGAACGAATAGTTGCCGCCCGTCTGAATTCCGAAGTGACCGATGATGAAATTCACCATCGGGAATTCGCGGATGATCGGATAGAACTGCGTCGGGATCGTGTATGGGCCATCGCCGGTGTGAATCAGCACGACCACACCAAGCTCAGCGCATTTCTTCATCGCGGGGCGCAACCAGTCGAGCGCGCGATCGGGGCGGTAGCCGTGCATGTTCGCGTGCAGCTTGAGCATCTTGAAGCCGTATTCCTTCACGTGGAATTCGAGTTCAGCCGCGCCATTCTCCGGACCCCAACGCGGGTTGTACGTGAAGTTGCCGATAAAACGATCCGGGTATTTCTGCGTTAATTCGGCGATATACGACATGTAGTCGCGAATGCCTTCACGGCCGCGTCGATTGCCGTCGCGATAGCCGGTATTGCCCGGCGGCGGCTGAATGAAGCCCATGTCGATACGGCGCGGCTTGCCGTTGATGATGTACGGACCGTCCATCATCTTCAGCAGGCGTTCGCCGGTGAACGGTTCGCCGGTATGGCGCCACGCTTCGTCGACGAGATTCGTGGGGTGCAGATGGGTATCGATGATCATCAACGGGCTCCTGCGTAGTCGGCCTGGCCCGCGTGTTTCTTCGCGGCGCCGGCGTGGTGTTTCAGATAGGCTTGCGCTTCTTCCACGCTCCTCGGCGGCGCGCTCGGCTCGATGCCGATCATGCGGGCGAGGTTGTTGCCGAGATAATCTTCGAGCGTGTCTTCGTCGAGATTCAGGCCTTGCGGCGGTTCGTGACACAGCACTTCGAGCAAACGCAGCCACATGCCCGGCTCGTTCGGCGGCGTGTCGGAACCGTAGAGAATCTTGTGCGTGGGCAGTACTTTCGCGAATTCG from Paraburkholderia phytofirmans PsJN carries:
- a CDS encoding UbiX family flavin prenyltransferase, which gives rise to MSTRRLVVGISGASGFTYGVRLLQLLRQLDIETHLTVSRSALLTMTHETDYKFADVSALASATYRCDDMAAAISSGSFRSLGMIVAPCSMKTLAEIASGMSSSLISRAADVTLKERRPLVLLARETPYTLAHLRNMIAVTEMGAIVAPPVPAFYARPASLDQMIDHTLGRVLDLFGLEAGTVKRWREAEAQAPYIA
- a CDS encoding UbiD family decarboxylase, which translates into the protein MADNLFRATQDFHRFALAYREHYPDDVLTLKQPLSADQDVTAVVAELAARGQHPMLICEKVDGIATPLVTNFFASRTRIGRLFDVDASGLFDAYQHRANAPIAPVFVSNGPVLDQVIEGDAVDLAQLPMIRHFDTDRGPYITNAVIVAEDPVTGVANLSYHRSMRHAKNALATSLHSRGHLWRMLQTAQARGDTLKVAMVIGAHPLFMLAAAARVPFGTDERAIAGGLFGAPLQLVRTPRYGIGVPACAEFVLEGTIDPSAHAEEGPFGEFTGYSSDRSTNNVLRVDTMMRRHDAWLVDVVGGPYAEHLTLARLPREAEMSEKLKARFPSVTALHYPNSGTHFHCYVALNQTRDGEARQIMLALLGWDPYLKNVVAVDSDIDITNDSQVLWAIATHFQPHQDVFIVDGLPGSPLDPSSSAAGTTSRMGIDATRGSHFDGIRARISERASQEAVDILSRAAGVQQ
- a CDS encoding CobW family GTP-binding protein is translated as MNHIHTTHNEIEKIPVTVLTGFLGAGKTTLLNYILREKHGRKIAVIENEFGEIGIDGGLVLESTEEIYEMTNGCVCCVGAVREDLVRIVRMLVERPDRLDHIIVETSGLADPYPVAQTFFLDDPIAKQVTLDAVVTMVDAKHIAAHLDDLVLDGSDNQAVDQIVCADRIVINKVDLVGPDDIASLTQRIRGLNATAEIVESSYAQIDLGKILGVGANEFSQILVETDGLHEEEHAHGHEEHEHEHAHHDDDHADHQHDESVSSVGIEVDADIDLDALQAWLAELRNSDAANLFRMKGILAVQGQSHRYVLQGVHNVIELRAAQVWGSEPRSCRIVFIGRDLDRAALTDRFHACLAVPVAA
- a CDS encoding amidohydrolase family protein, with protein sequence MIIDTHLHPTNLVDEAWRHTGEPFTGERLLKMMDGPYIINGKPRRIDMGFIQPPPGNTGYRDGNRRGREGIRDYMSYIAELTQKYPDRFIGNFTYNPRWGPENGAAELEFHVKEYGFKMLKLHANMHGYRPDRALDWLRPAMKKCAELGVVVLIHTGDGPYTIPTQFYPIIREFPMVNFIIGHFGIQTGGNYSFEAFWMAMDTPNVYCESGWCYQSRIVEFARELPRNKIVFGTDSPPNEPGMWLRELEMLCGPAPQGMNLDEDGLEDYMGNNIARLVGIEPTKPPKDLAEAEKRLKATYVNDVTQPA